Part of the Ziziphus jujuba cultivar Dongzao chromosome 8, ASM3175591v1 genome is shown below.
TACCAATactattttacaatatttttacataaaaatacaCGATATTTGTTTGTGTTGTATAATTGGACAGCCCCAAAAATGCTCACCGCAAAATGCAAATCTTATGCAATTGTTTAAGGGCCGTCAAAGAGAGACATGGATATATAacaaagaaaacagagagaCGTTTTGGTTTTTGCCAATAAATTGTATTGTTTCGTAGCTAAAAAACAGAAAGCTATTAATGCATGAGTAATAACTTGTATATAGGCATTCATTTTCACTTGGtagcaataaatttcaaaattatatttattggagataaaaaaataaataaataaataaagcattttgCTAGGAGGGAATGCAGTTCTCAGTTGTAATCAATGACGGCGATATGCATCAATTAATTAACTCCAATACCTTTTACAATATTAGGGGTGTACAGTTAACTAAAcatccttttcaatttttaccaATTCTTTCAGGGTATCCCTTCACAGATACGAGGAAGATAGTTTGTTTTCTCCAACAAATTATATGGGTCTAACATTTTTCAGCTGTTTTCCTTGCTCTGCGATTTGCATTACATATATACAACAATCCGAAAATAATATTGAgctatatatgatatatgtgtGTGGCTGACAttaagttttcaaatttttttttttcttgtaattcTCAAAGAATTTTTGTCGTCATGCTATATTAAATATGCATTTGGTCCAATTTTCTCTTCAAAAACAATATGCGTTTTCTTGATTggaaccaaaaattaaaaaaaaaaaaaggtcaaaagaatcaaaaataaaaaagagtaaaatacaaaagaaataatGATTGAGGATGGAAAACGAGAagggaagagaagagaaaagaacAAGAGAGAACAGAGGATAAGAAAAAGGAGGAAGAGGTTGAGATAGCTCTTCAGGTAGATGAAGACAACAATGCTTCCATCTTAATCCTTAAcatgtaaatatataattagatataaaaatatttgatggtgggtatatatatatacaattctgATACAACTAGGAACTTCTGGAGAACGATTTATAAGGGAGTGTGTTTGTGGTCTATGCAATCCTTTCTGTAAATCAATCGTTATAccaaactcatatatatatatatatatatatatatataagttaaattctaaaaaagtcCATCTATCATGGTTATTAAGTTCTATATAATTGGGTTAgatcttaaaattttatagaattcaataattatattaactAGATTTTATCACATTAAGAACGTAAACTGCAAGTTATCtaaatctatttatatatatatatatatatatatatatatatatcttatttgaaacaagttttatatatatataatgtacaataatattttattggatgATATTAAAGATCTTAAATTATTTAGTAGATGATCTTTTATTACATGTGGTTCATaggtattttatttgaataattattcatatggcctaataaaataaaatcacatattatatataataaatttgatcaaataaaatatcttaactTTATTAAATTGCAGAAAGTATACcagtaataaattattttgaggtATGAAGAGAAGGATGTTATCTAAGTCAAGTAATCAAGAAGGTCGTAGTCGCTTAGACAACAGCTATTAAATCACTCCCTAAATTTCTCTGCTCAGACGAGggcaattgaaaatattattttaaggtGGAATGTCATCTAAGGCGGTATGAAATGCGATGTAATTtcaatgcatttatatatattattttgtagttacatatacatttatatatatatatatataaatatatgaggATTTTCTGTTTTCATCTCTAttggattaatgaaaattttcacttcattttaaaatgtaggtaataattttattttatttttccacttaatctattttatttattagtcaatatttttaaatagtgtgcctcccgaaaaaaaaaaaaaagaaaaaaaaaaaggctctagACCCCTTTTACACCAGCACACATAAAAAGGCTTTTCGCACACAAGACCATTGAAAGGTGAGTGCACCACGTGGCATGCATGCGGTGGAAAAATAATATTGCCTTACGTTAGCAGTTGCAGTAGatgatttcattttattttatttattttttatggctGCAGATGATTTTAAAGTCATGGATCAAGCCAGCATtcgcatttttttatttttattttttatttttccaccctTCATAGACGGAGTTTAAAGCTGTTccatgttaaattatatttattttcacgtTTAACTTATTCATTATTTAGGTGGTGAACGAAacatatagttttatttttatttgattcatAAGCCAATTTGGCCTCTTCTAACCAAATACACAACTGATTACAATTCAGAGCAAAGCAGCCAAGGAGTGAGCTACACATTAGTACTACAAGGAGTTAAACACTTGGTTAAACTTGTTAAACAAAACAAATGTGTATTTTAATCAAAATGTACCTTTTTTTACTAAAGTAACAAGAGAGAATTATGATATCCTTTCAAAAGACAGAATACTAAAACCTTGAAATATCCCTTCAATagacaaattataaatattagggATGAAAAgttaaccaataaaaaaaattaacatgtatatatatatatatatatatctatatctatttcTTACGTTTGCGCAATATCATTTGCAAAATTATTAGTAGCTAGATCTGAACTTCAGTGAAAATAAcaagggaaattttttttttgataattctcTAAGATAACAAGAATTTCCCAATACATTGAATAAGTATTTGCATTATCTTTACGTATTTCCCATTTTTCTATAAAGGAAGAgagaaattaatttgtaaattgtTTTCAACTTGGAGATTAACATATATACACGTTTAGTAAACACAAAATATACAGCAAATTCATATTGTTAACGTTGTTAGCATCTtttgcaagttttttttttttttttttccccctatttgcaaaatataataataaggtATAGTTTGGTAACACATTAATTTTTTCTACTTAATTAGTAACATATTCTAACTGACTAGCATTACCAAGTATTTGATATAAGCGGATTACATAcaagtattttcattttttttttattattattattattttacttctgCTGTTTTTCAATTGGGACTCGTCGACCCCTACGGTGTTCCCCAAATAGAGAGCTCCACACCGAACAATTGTCTCACCAAGGGCATTATCGTCAGCTCGTTCATTCGCAATAGGTTAAAAGACTTTAAGAACTCAGCGGGAATCAAAAATGTTCGATGGGGCATTTGTGGAATTTCagactttaaaatattattaccgTCGAGCTTAAGAATCCTCACGTTCCTTGCTTTGGGTTCAGACTTTCGCTTGCGAAAAAAAGCTTGAATAAGAGTTTCGCTGCGTGTGCTTGTTTTTTCTTATTCGTTACTCAAAACTGAAATACAGATTTCCAGAGAAACAAACACAGTCTTAGATTTTAGAGAGAGACAAAGCCTAAGAGAGAGAATATATACACTGCTTCTCAGCTAAAGCTAcaggtatatattttttacccgtgtatatatatatatatatatatataattgcagAGTTCGGTTTTTctgttttcaatatttttcaaccgccatgttttttctctttgatttctttttcttttatgtttgaGTATTCTCCTTTATCTGAAAAGGAAATTTGATTtctgaagttttttttttctttggtccgTTACAtttctgattttctttttttttttttttcctttaaagtttttcattttatttccgGTCTAGTCGTGCGAGAGGGTTGATTAATTTCATTAAGGATGATCTATGGAAAAAGCAAAGTCTGATTAATGGGTTCTTTTCAGATAtgttttcgtttttattttggttCCGTTGGTGATAGAATTCCCATTTGATTTTGATTGCTGCAAAGTTCCTGTTCTTTTCCCAGTTAAAGttgtcttttttaaaattttctctttcttttacattttgataaatatgatCTCAGAGATTGATTTTACTTGGTATTATAGAATTTCTGAATGTTATCTGATTGAGAttataactttttcttttctggcCGGTTACagtctttttttattcttgttgatgtataattaaatatctatttttttgggATGATTGAAGTACGTTTAATGCGTACAGTAGTTGGCAAAAAGTAAAGTTGACACAGGGAAAAACTATTCCAGGAAAAGCGGAGGGAATTTTCCTTGTGAATTCTTCAATTTCTCTTATGGTCTCGAAGATCTTGTAGCCACTGACTTTCCCTGAAACTAATTTAGCCATCGATCATTTCTTGCATACATGTTTGGATGTTGGGAATCAGGGGATTGTCGGCGCTTGTATTTTCTAGAAAGtttcgactttttttttttaatatccttAAAGTGGTCAATATTTTGGAACATGTTACCTGCAAAGTTTATGGAAATCTcagattattaattttaatctaTGTTAAAATTCAACCATATCACTTTACAACAATGGTTTATGAATTGGTGAAAAACTTCTTTTAACCTTATTGTCGTGcttgtttttccttttcagcTTGAAGATTTGGGATCTATAAGAGGGAATAGAAGCTCTTTTTCAATACATGGGTTCATTATCGGAACCTGAGGTAAATTCCAGCAAGCCTCCTGGAGTGCGCTTTGTGGAGCACATAAAGAAATCCCCAGTTTCCTTCAAAACCCACCAAGCTATTGTTCTTATTTTAACTTTCGTTGCATATGCTAGCTACCATGCTACTAGGAAAACCACAAGTATTGTTAAAAGTACCCTTGATCCTCAATCCTCTGAGTTGGGGTTGAAGCATTTGCCATGGAGGATAACTTACCATCTTGAACCACCTGAAAGCAGAAAGCTTCCACCGGTGCTTGGAAATGGTTGGGCCCCATTTAATTCATCAGATGGGACATCCCTTCTCGGTGAGCTCGACGTGGCTTTCCTCGCAGTATATGCATTTGGAATGTATTTTTCTGGACATTTGGGTGATAGGATGGACTTGAGGATCCTCTTGACAGTGGGAATGGTGGGTACTGGTGTGTTCACTTCACTTTTTGGTGTTGGATATTGGGGAAATGTTCATAGTTTTTACTACTTCCTCATTGTTCAAATGATTGCTGGTCTGTTCCAATCGACCGGATGGCCTTCGGTTGTTGCAGTGGTCGGAAACTGGTTcgggaagaagaagagaggacTAATTATGGGTATATGGAATGCTCACACTTCTGTCGGGAACATTACAGGTTCTTTGGTTGCTTCAGCACTATTGACGTATGGATGGGGCTGGTCCTTTGTTGTGCCCGGTATCATTATCGCTTTTGTTGGTATagtcgtttttctttttttgcctgTCAGTCCTGAATATGTCGGGGCTGATGGCGAAGAAGATGAATTGCATTCGCCAAAGAAAAGTGGAGAGGGACTAACAGAACCCCTGGTGGAATCAGAGAAGGAGATTAAGGATACACCGGTAGGGTTCATTGAAGCATGGAAAATTCCTGGTGTTGCATCTTTTGCACTCTGCCTCTTCTTTGCCAAATTGGTTGCTTATACATTTCTCTACTGGCTTCCCTTCTACATTAGCCACACAGGTAATTTACCCTGCTTTAACAATAGAGTGTTCAATCATCCGTTTCTAAAAGTGTCTTTGTGCCTCTCTGTATCTGTTGGCTTATTGTCTTGCCCGACTGAACAACTTATGGATAAACATATCTGGATCTTTGATAAATGACTAGTAAAATTAGATTTAGATTACAGggcattttgttgtttttcttttctacatGAAGTATTTGTGACTGCCAATTTATGCAAATCCTCCAACCTTTTTTaaacatggttagctagaaaTGTGCAAAAAGATAGATATGTGTTTTGTGAAAACCTTATTCAATGTACTTGTTAGTTTTATATCATTGAAAAAATGTTAGTCTTTTGTGTGGAATTTTCTTGGATGGGGATATGAGATATCTCTCTTCATATTTCAACTTAAAAAACTTCTTGCATATATGTCTTCTTCATATTTTGGAAAGATCGTTCTCGACTAACGTTAGGTGGTGATATTTTGCAGCTATAGATGGCAAGTATTTATCCAGTGAGACAGCTGGGAACTTTTCTACATTGTTTGATGTTGGAGGGGTACTTGGAGGAATTCTAGCCGGTCACATTTCTGATCGCCTAAATGCAAGGGCAATAACAGCAGCAAGTTTCATGTATTGTGCCATTCCTGCTCTCTTCTTCTACCGCAGCTATGGACATGTTTCCTTAATATTGAACATAGCCCTTATGTTCATAACCGGCATGTTTGTGAATGGGCCATATGCTCTTATAACAACAGCTGTCTCTACCGACCTGGGAACTCATAGCTCATTGCGAGGTAACTCACGGGCATTGGCAACTGTAACAGCAATCATCGACGGAACGGGCTCTGTTGGGGCTGCAGTTGGACCATTGTTAACAGGTTACATTTCCGCCAAGAGCTGGAGTGCAGTTTTCACCATGCTTATGGGAGCAGCTCTAATTGCAGGGCTGCTATTGACTAGGCTTATCGTGTCCGAGGTGAGTGAAAAAATTGAGGAATCAAGGTCTTCAAGATCTTCAGCTGCAGAACTTCTTGTGTGAGACATATGGGATTATGGGGAATCCTCTATTGTCTGCTTCAAAGCCGctgattgtttaaaaaataaaaataaaaaaagaaaaaagaaaaaaagaaaaaaaagaaaaaaagaaaaaagaaaaaaaggtgatGTTAGTATAAAGAAAGGATAGAAGGATGTTTTTTAGCCTTCTCCGCGATTTTACTTTCATAGTGGTGGGAAAAAGCTCGGACTAAAAGAAAGTGAATGTGGTGGATGTAATGGTGTCTTTGTGGTGGGTTGCCTTTTTGTACATTTTTGGCTGCtgtatctaattaaaaaaagagctaGGATAAGGAAGAAAAGATCAATTCAAACCTTATTCATTTTTGTACTACTTTTTTCTCCAAGCCTAAGGCTTAACCGTTGGATTCCGCAATCgaatttattcctttttctcATGCTTTGTCCTTTCATATCGAATAATGGACAAGAACAATTGCAAATTGCAGAGAAGGGTTAGACCATTAAGCAAAATCAGTGGGCCACATTTGGAATAATGTGCTTAAATTAAATTGGGATGGCTTCGATGGTTCTTGGTGGGACAATGTCCACTATCTGCGAAACTTCTTGCACGAAAGCCAAGTTTCTTTTGCAAAAGCGTCCTCATACGTAAAGACAAAGAATCATATTTAGCCGAATGGAAGTGGCAAATTTGCCCctgaaaaaggttaaaaaaaaaaaaaaaagaaaaaaaaaagaaaaagttttgagAGCATTCCGAGAGGGAGACTCGTGGAACATTTGCTGCATATACATGAAAaaacttcttttcttttgcaacATCCGCATGGACCACAAAATAGCTATTATGACTGTTGGGGGGCACggtaatgaaaattaatataaaaaggtGCCAAGTGATCTCCACCAGAATAATAGAATCGGTGTTGATGGGTTTCACTCAGTAAAAACTGAGAAtacatctatttatttttttcaatttagaatatattatataattctttatttaaaataaataaataagttggcTCGTAGTTTACTGAGCATCATGATTTTGAGGAATGTTGCcggtaaaaaaaaagaaaaaaggcatgGTAGAGTCGGTAGACAGTGGGCCATATCAGCGTCATGCGAATGGAAAGATATTTAAATTAAGTGGGTCAGACAAAAGGCCGAAAAAGGTGGTGTCCTAAACTAGGAACTATTGCTCTTTTTGGACCAACGACATCAAAAATCCCAGAAGCATGTTACTATTATACCAGTGGTGTTTtaggaattaaatattttgctTGGTTTTACCATTCCTATTTGATCTATTGCTCCTCTTCGTTTGCATATCTTAATATGGTgtttattttaagatttttatttaagaCTAAGAAACTAAACTCAATGTGATCTTTCAGAAAAAATGTGGAGCTTTAATTAGTTCGATTATATCTGCTTGTATATATGATATGTCAAATTTATTACAAACAGTCTTGACATTAATTAttcaacccccccccccccaaaacacaaaaaaaaaaaaaaaaaaaaaaacaatgtgaCCCTAATTGAGTGAAAAGAATATATGTATGATCCACGCGCATAGACATTTTGCATTTGGCCCCACATTTTGTTGattatatcataaaataaaaataaaaaaatgttcttACCTCATGGCTTTGCCCCCActttgcagaaaaaaaaaaaaagaaaaaaaaaatttagtgaaAACTATTGCTTTCTTggaataataatttgaattcgAATAACCtatcaaagaaaaaatatgCCCCTCTATCCACTTCTATATGCATTATGTTGTGTAATAAATGAAAGTGGTCCACCTCGACCATGAAAACTCATGAGTCAGAGTCGCAACTAATtgacataaaacaaaattccatATCAAAATAAACCAGACCAAATGCAAACCAAAACGAAAAACATCTcttcgtttttattttattttatataattttatttttatctcatgTCGAAAAGAGGCAATTGCCATTTCATGAGTTTGCTTTTGGCAACaaataatctattttattttgaaaatgaacAAGTGCATGTTGACAACAGTAAACATGGATGTTTTAATGGCATGTGAGTATGAAGGCGTTAATACTCCTAGGCTCTGTTCAACtctttaaaaagaataataattatcaattaatacaacacaaaataataataattagttagTAAACATGAAAGACAATTCTTAAAAaggacaaagaaaattattaattgcaTTTCTTAGTTTCCTATACTTTAATGAGATTGCACACATTAAACCtttgaatttaaaaagatttaaattattttacattaatctgtttttaaattgatcaacagaaagattaaaaattaaaaaaattagttacttttctcaatttataaaaaaaaaataaaaaaacattgattaactaattaatgaggaaatttattaatattctcaatttttgaattttttattaataaatttgaaaaataatttggaaattggatcataattatatattgaaattctGACATGTAacgttttaaattaaaaaaaaaaaaaaaaaacaatgtatcATATGGCCAGCTATTAAATATGACAAAACCGcaacattttaaaattgttaatggTGGCCCCGCGGTCGACGTAATGATGCATTGTAGGATGGCAACGTTAAATAATTGGATAAAAGATGCATGAAAAATGAGTGAGTAATAAACAAAAGCAAGAATTTGATACTACTTTTAATATGTACCACAAATTAGATACTTTTCTGTTTTGCACACCACAGATTAGACGCTTACTGGGGTGTGAACCACTAAATTGTTTAACTAtccaaatgataaaatattgatCTATTTAAACATTAAgtttaccgacctccattgacaTTCCTGCAATTCTGATTgtattaattatgtataataataGGAGCACAGGTACACCTT
Proteins encoded:
- the LOC107414338 gene encoding putative glycerol-3-phosphate transporter 1 translates to MGSLSEPEVNSSKPPGVRFVEHIKKSPVSFKTHQAIVLILTFVAYASYHATRKTTSIVKSTLDPQSSELGLKHLPWRITYHLEPPESRKLPPVLGNGWAPFNSSDGTSLLGELDVAFLAVYAFGMYFSGHLGDRMDLRILLTVGMVGTGVFTSLFGVGYWGNVHSFYYFLIVQMIAGLFQSTGWPSVVAVVGNWFGKKKRGLIMGIWNAHTSVGNITGSLVASALLTYGWGWSFVVPGIIIAFVGIVVFLFLPVSPEYVGADGEEDELHSPKKSGEGLTEPLVESEKEIKDTPVGFIEAWKIPGVASFALCLFFAKLVAYTFLYWLPFYISHTAIDGKYLSSETAGNFSTLFDVGGVLGGILAGHISDRLNARAITAASFMYCAIPALFFYRSYGHVSLILNIALMFITGMFVNGPYALITTAVSTDLGTHSSLRGNSRALATVTAIIDGTGSVGAAVGPLLTGYISAKSWSAVFTMLMGAALIAGLLLTRLIVSEVSEKIEESRSSRSSAAELLV